The segment CCGACGTCCATCTGCCTCAGGGCGACCCGGATCTCGTCGGACCAGGCACCGTCGTAAATGGTGGCGACACGTTCCAGGGCCTGGCGGAATGCGAGCCCTGAACTCACCACAACGGCCAGCACGTCCAGGAAGTCCGGCAGGATGCGCTCGATCTCGTCCCGCCGTCTGCGGACCGCCAGCCAGATGCCGAGATCGGTCCAGCCAAGGCCGTACGCGACCATAAGCAGCGCCAGCAGCCAGTGGCCGGATGACAGAAGTACGAGCGCGGCGAGGCCGCCGAGGAAGCCATAGACCGCGCGGCGGGCAGCGTAGCGGTCGACCGTCAGGCCGTACGGGTGTCCGGCGTGGTCGATGCGGGCGCGGGCGCGGTTGACGCGGGCGGGGCCCATGAGGCGCAGGACGAGGGGGACCCAGCGGATGCCGAGGCGGTCGACGGCGTTGCCGACCTGGGTGGTGCGGGTACGGCCTACTTCGAGGGCAAGTTGGAGGTCGGAGGGAAGCTTGACCTCGGAACGGTAGAGGCCGATGCCGTAGACGACGCCGGTGACGCCGAGGGCGGTCAGGGTGGCCAGCCCCAGGGCAATGCCGATGCTCATGCCGGCGCCGCCCATCAGACGTCGATCCGGGACATGCGCCGGATGAGGGCGAAGCCGACGACGTACATACCCAGGGCGACGACCACCAGAATCCGCCCCAGACCGGAGCCGGTCATCGCTCTCAGCGCGCCCGGCATCATCTGGTTGAGGAGGAGCAGGGAGCCGATGCCGATGGCCGGGACCGCGTAGGCGGTGACGGTGACCTGGGACATCTGGGTGCGGATCTCGCGGCGGGTCTCCTTGCGCTCCTCAAGAGTGACGGTGAGGTTGCGAAGGGACTCCACCACCGAGCCGCCGGTCCGGCTGGACAGGACGAGGGTCGAGACGAGGACGACAAGTTCGCGGCTGGGCAGGCGGCCCTGGAGACCGGAGAGGGCGTCCTCGATGGAGTGGCCCATGGCGAGGGCGTCGTCCACCTGCCGTAGTTCCTCCCCTGCCGGGGCTTCGAGTTCGTCGGCCGCCATGCCCACCGCCGTGCGAAGGGCGAGCCCGGCCTGGGTGGCGTTGGCCAGGACTCGGGCGAGTTCGGGCAGCTGGGCGATGAAGCGCTCGTTGCGCAGGCGCTGCCGCCAGCTCAGGAAGGACGTGGCGGCCCAGAGCGCGAGGAGGGCGGCGATCGGGCCGAAGAAGGGAGCGAAGATGACGTCGGCGAGGATCCACGAGCCGAGGATGACCCCGGCGCCGGCCGCGACGAACTGGCCGGGGGTGAGGTTCGTGCCGGTGGCAGCCAAGCGTCCGCCCAGCCTCTGGCCCCAGGCGGTCCTGCGTACCCGCCGGTCCAGCCCTGCGAAAGGGGCGGAGTGGCGCTGGGGACCGGGGATGTCGGCCAGGCGGTCCACGAGAGCGGCGCGATCACGGCGGCCGCCGGCCCAGGAGTGGAGGCCCCACACGGCAAGGGCAAGAGCGAGGGCGGTGATGGCAAGGGCGAGCCAGGCGACTTGGCTGGATGTCATCGTTACATCGCCTCCCGGGTGGCCAGTTCGAGCTCCGTATCGCCGACGCCGTACGCGGCGGGGACATGTTCGCCGGCGAGGAAGAGTCGTTCGGCGAGGGCTCGGGGGACGGGGTGGTGTTCGTACCAGCCGCGGACGATCCGGTCGACTCCCAGCGGTTCGGCGCGGAAGCGGGTGGCGGTGGTGAGGCGGAAGCTGTCGCGGCCCCGGGAGGACAGCACTGCGATCTCAGAGATCCGGCGGGTGCCGTCCACGTCGCGGCGGAGCTGGACCAGGACGTCCACGGCGCTGTTGATCTGGTCGCGAAGCGCCTCGAAGGGGATTTTGACCTCCGACATCGAGGCC is part of the Streptomyces sp. NBC_01262 genome and harbors:
- a CDS encoding DUF5936 domain-containing protein — its product is MSIGIALGLATLTALGVTGVVYGIGLYRSEVKLPSDLQLALEVGRTRTTQVGNAVDRLGIRWVPLVLRLMGPARVNRARARIDHAGHPYGLTVDRYAARRAVYGFLGGLAALVLLSSGHWLLALLMVAYGLGWTDLGIWLAVRRRRDEIERILPDFLDVLAVVVSSGLAFRQALERVATIYDGAWSDEIRVALRQMDVGMSRRDAFDQLRKRNRSDQVGQFVTALQQGEELGAPIGATLLQIAQDMRRTESQNARRRAARAVPRATGVITTLLVPATMILLMSGMIFGSRMNFGELFGNG
- a CDS encoding type II secretion system F family protein; this encodes MTSSQVAWLALAITALALALAVWGLHSWAGGRRDRAALVDRLADIPGPQRHSAPFAGLDRRVRRTAWGQRLGGRLAATGTNLTPGQFVAAGAGVILGSWILADVIFAPFFGPIAALLALWAATSFLSWRQRLRNERFIAQLPELARVLANATQAGLALRTAVGMAADELEAPAGEELRQVDDALAMGHSIEDALSGLQGRLPSRELVVLVSTLVLSSRTGGSVVESLRNLTVTLEERKETRREIRTQMSQVTVTAYAVPAIGIGSLLLLNQMMPGALRAMTGSGLGRILVVVALGMYVVGFALIRRMSRIDV